In Bacteroidota bacterium, a genomic segment contains:
- a CDS encoding ABC transporter ATP-binding protein, protein MKKTVLTAEGLCVDRGGRQVLKDVSFSVDKGEVFALLGGNGAGKSTTLLTFLGFIKPVQGTVRINGLDVHENKATIRVNTAYLPESASLYTHLSARENLGYFLSLAGVKRAADEIEHALDTVSLAPEARSRRLDSYSKGMRQKVAIALAVLRETPVLLLDEPTSGLDPVAIDEFNAILMKLSEAGTTVLMVTHDVYGACQVARRVGLLQQGQMVGIFEAPENGQISVEALHQSFAAHKPQVATSP, encoded by the coding sequence ATGAAAAAAACAGTACTCACAGCAGAGGGGCTTTGTGTAGACCGCGGTGGTCGCCAGGTGCTCAAAGACGTCAGCTTCAGTGTTGACAAGGGCGAAGTATTCGCCCTGCTAGGTGGCAATGGTGCCGGCAAGTCGACAACCTTGTTAACGTTTCTTGGCTTCATCAAGCCTGTTCAGGGCACCGTGCGCATCAATGGCCTGGATGTGCATGAAAACAAAGCCACCATCCGCGTAAACACGGCTTATTTGCCCGAATCGGCCAGCCTCTATACCCATCTTTCTGCACGAGAAAACCTTGGGTATTTTCTCTCGCTTGCCGGCGTTAAGCGCGCTGCGGACGAGATCGAACACGCGTTGGATACCGTGAGCCTGGCGCCAGAGGCGAGATCGCGCCGGCTTGACTCTTACTCAAAAGGCATGCGGCAAAAGGTAGCCATTGCTTTGGCCGTGCTGCGAGAAACCCCTGTGCTGCTACTCGACGAGCCAACTTCAGGACTCGATCCGGTGGCCATCGATGAGTTCAACGCCATCCTCATGAAACTGTCAGAGGCGGGTACAACTGTATTGATGGTAACCCACGATGTGTATGGTGCCTGCCAGGTGGCGCGCCGCGTAGGATTGTTGCAGCAGGGGCAGATGGTGGGCATTTTTGAAGCGCCCGAAAATGGGCAGATTTCTGTTGAAGCGTTGCACCAATCGTTCGCTGCACATAAACCCCAAGTTGCAACCAGCCCATGA
- a CDS encoding TonB-dependent receptor yields NGNLALYAITQRNVLSGDPYDLENLIETGEQQSRGFEIDVSGYVQPNFQLLASYSFADTEVLEHGDPEFVGQRIGAAPKHSANFWGRYDFTDDNLKGLGIGLGLQHSGDKFSWYAYSADGRLLLPEYTLLDGAIYYRPVNSNLQLILKVNNITDKNYWAGALNQFRLAPGAPRHVLLTVTYKF; encoded by the coding sequence AATGGTAATCTTGCTTTGTACGCCATTACACAGCGCAATGTGTTGTCTGGAGATCCCTATGACCTGGAAAACCTGATCGAGACAGGTGAACAGCAAAGCCGCGGCTTTGAGATTGACGTTTCGGGGTATGTCCAACCAAACTTCCAACTGCTTGCCTCTTATTCTTTCGCTGATACGGAAGTGTTGGAACACGGCGATCCTGAATTTGTGGGGCAACGTATAGGTGCTGCACCGAAACACAGTGCCAACTTCTGGGGACGGTATGACTTTACCGATGACAACCTGAAGGGACTGGGTATTGGCCTGGGGCTACAGCACAGCGGTGACAAATTCTCGTGGTACGCATACTCTGCCGATGGCCGGCTGCTGTTACCCGAGTACACCCTGTTGGATGGCGCAATTTATTACCGGCCTGTCAACTCTAACCTGCAGTTGATCCTGAAGGTGAACAACATCACTGACAAGAACTATTGGGCCGGCGCGCTCAATCAGTTCAGGTTGGCGCCGGGCGCACCCAGACATGTATTGCTAACCGTCACCTATAAATTCTAA